In a genomic window of Bordetella petrii:
- a CDS encoding ABC transporter substrate-binding protein yields MSVTRRDLLKLAGAAGAMGMAPAVVRAQKLEKKNVQIAVGGKALIYYLPLTIAEVKGFFKDEGLDVSIADFAGGSKALQAVVGGSADVVSGAFEHTLHMQSKGQFYRAFVLQGRAPMIGVGVSKKNMPDYKSPADLKGKKIGVTAPGSSTNMVVSFFLAKHGLKDSDVSFIGVGAGAGAVTALRSGQIDAISNTDPVVSMLAMPGDIDIIVDTRTLKDTQEIFGGNMPAGSLYAPQDFLDANPNTAQALTNAIVRADKWIQKASVEEIASAVPTQYLLGDPAVYKAAISKSKEGLSPDGVIPEDGAATATKALAAYVKGFDASKIDTSKVWTNEFTRRANQKYPNG; encoded by the coding sequence ATGTCAGTCACTCGTCGTGATTTGCTCAAGCTGGCCGGCGCGGCCGGCGCGATGGGCATGGCGCCCGCCGTCGTGCGGGCCCAGAAACTGGAAAAGAAAAACGTCCAGATCGCCGTGGGCGGCAAGGCGCTCATCTATTACCTGCCGCTGACCATCGCCGAGGTCAAGGGCTTTTTCAAAGACGAAGGGCTGGATGTCAGCATCGCCGACTTCGCCGGCGGCTCCAAGGCGCTGCAGGCCGTGGTGGGCGGCAGCGCCGATGTCGTCTCGGGCGCCTTCGAACACACCCTGCACATGCAGTCCAAGGGCCAGTTTTACCGCGCCTTCGTGCTGCAGGGCCGCGCGCCCATGATCGGCGTAGGCGTTTCCAAGAAGAACATGCCCGACTACAAGAGCCCGGCCGACCTGAAAGGCAAGAAAATCGGCGTCACCGCGCCGGGTTCGTCCACCAACATGGTTGTCAGCTTCTTCCTGGCCAAGCATGGCCTGAAAGACAGCGACGTGTCCTTCATCGGCGTGGGCGCCGGCGCCGGCGCGGTCACCGCGCTGCGCAGCGGCCAGATCGACGCCATTTCCAACACCGACCCGGTGGTCTCGATGCTGGCCATGCCGGGCGACATCGACATCATCGTCGATACCCGCACCCTGAAAGACACCCAGGAAATCTTCGGCGGCAACATGCCGGCCGGCAGCCTGTACGCGCCCCAGGACTTCCTCGACGCCAACCCCAACACGGCCCAGGCGCTTACCAACGCCATCGTGCGCGCCGACAAATGGATCCAGAAAGCCAGCGTCGAAGAAATCGCCAGCGCGGTGCCCACGCAATACCTGCTGGGTGATCCGGCCGTCTACAAGGCCGCCATCTCCAAGAGCAAGGAAGGCCTGTCGCCCGACGGCGTCATCCCCGAAGACGGCGCGGCCACCGCCACCAAGGCGCTGGCAGCCTACGTCAAGGGTTTCGACGCATCCAAGATCGACACCTCCAAGGTCTGGACCAACGAGTTCACCCGCCGTGCCAACCAGAAGTATCCCAATGGCTGA
- a CDS encoding CaiB/BaiF CoA transferase family protein, with protein sequence MSALKGVKVLELGTLIAGPFASRMLGEFGASVIKVETPHGPDGTGGGDPIRSWRHLHEGNSLWWTVQARNKQSIALNLKDPRGRDIARRLALDADVVVENYRPGVLEKWGLGYEQLREVNPALIMVRLSGYGQTGPLRDSPGFGAIAESMGGLRYVSGHPDRPPVRVGISIGDSIAALHAVIGALMALRHRDTTGGRWNGKQGADCVAGQGQMVDVALYESVFNLMESLVPEYDVAGVVRERTGGALPGIVPSNTYTTRDGQNVVIAGNGDAIFNRLMRAIGRDDLADDPQLARNDGRARRADEIDGAIQRWCDTRSIDQALEALRRADVPVGKIYSVADMFADPQFIARGMIEQHRFPDGTPVKLPAVVPRLSETPGGTRWLGPRLGEHTEDVLKTLGYDAAAIAELAEAGAIGIPPPA encoded by the coding sequence ATGTCCGCGCTGAAGGGCGTGAAAGTCCTGGAACTGGGCACCCTGATCGCCGGCCCGTTCGCCTCGCGCATGCTGGGCGAATTCGGCGCCAGCGTCATCAAGGTCGAAACCCCGCACGGCCCCGACGGCACGGGCGGCGGCGACCCCATACGCAGCTGGCGCCACCTGCACGAAGGCAATTCGCTGTGGTGGACGGTGCAGGCGCGCAACAAGCAATCCATTGCGCTCAACCTGAAAGACCCGCGCGGGCGCGACATCGCGCGCCGCCTGGCGCTGGACGCCGACGTGGTGGTCGAGAACTATCGCCCCGGCGTCCTCGAGAAATGGGGCCTGGGCTACGAACAGCTGCGCGAGGTCAACCCTGCGCTCATCATGGTGCGCCTGTCCGGCTACGGGCAGACCGGACCGCTGCGCGACTCGCCGGGCTTCGGTGCTATTGCCGAGTCCATGGGCGGGCTGCGCTACGTGTCCGGACACCCCGACCGGCCCCCTGTGCGCGTGGGCATTTCCATCGGCGATTCGATCGCCGCGCTGCACGCCGTGATCGGCGCGCTGATGGCATTGCGGCATCGCGACACCACGGGCGGGCGCTGGAACGGCAAGCAGGGCGCCGATTGCGTGGCCGGGCAGGGCCAGATGGTCGACGTCGCCCTGTACGAATCGGTGTTCAACCTGATGGAAAGCCTGGTGCCCGAATACGACGTGGCCGGCGTGGTGCGCGAGCGCACGGGCGGCGCGCTGCCGGGCATCGTGCCGTCCAACACATACACCACCCGCGACGGCCAGAACGTGGTCATCGCCGGCAACGGCGACGCTATCTTCAACCGCCTGATGCGCGCCATCGGCCGCGACGACCTGGCCGATGACCCGCAACTGGCCCGCAATGACGGGCGCGCCCGGCGGGCCGATGAAATCGATGGCGCCATCCAGCGCTGGTGCGACACCCGCAGCATCGACCAGGCGCTCGAAGCCCTGCGCCGGGCCGACGTGCCGGTGGGCAAGATATACAGCGTGGCCGATATGTTCGCCGACCCGCAGTTCATCGCGCGCGGCATGATCGAGCAGCACCGGTTTCCCGACGGCACCCCGGTCAAGCTGCCGGCGGTGGTGCCGCGCCTGTCCGAAACCCCGGGCGGCACCCGCTGGCTGGGCCCGCGCCTAGGGGAACATACTGAAGATGTCCTGAAAACGCTGGGGTATGATGCTGCGGCGATCGCCGAACTGGCCGAGGCCGGCGCAATCGGCATTCCGCCGCCCGCCTGA
- the carA gene encoding glutamine-hydrolyzing carbamoyl-phosphate synthase small subunit: MLPQLFPEGANRFPPAILALADGTIFRGVSIGAPGHTVAEVVFNTAMTGYQEILTDPSYNGQIVTLTYPHIGNTGVNTEDVETARVLASGLVVRDCPSRVSNFRATQSLPEYLAAQGVVAIADVDTRKLTRILRDGGAQGACILVGDDAERAVELARGYAGMNGLDLAKVVSIKAAQDWSQGTWQLGKGFSAPAQDRFHVVAYDFGVKYNILRLMADRGCRITLVPAQTPAEDVLKLNPDGVFLANGPGDPEPCDYAIAATKVFLERKLPTFGICLGHQIMGLAVGGKTVKMKTGHHGANHPVQDVDSKRVFITSQNHGFGVDAASLPANARVTHISLFDGTLQGFELTDRPAFCFQGHPEASPGPHDIIVLFDKFISLMAGQK, translated from the coding sequence GTGCTGCCGCAACTTTTTCCCGAGGGCGCCAATCGCTTCCCTCCTGCAATTCTGGCTTTGGCGGACGGTACCATTTTCCGGGGCGTGTCCATCGGCGCGCCAGGCCATACGGTCGCCGAGGTGGTGTTCAACACCGCCATGACCGGCTACCAGGAAATCCTCACCGATCCCAGCTATAACGGCCAGATCGTAACGCTTACCTATCCGCATATCGGCAACACCGGCGTCAACACCGAAGACGTCGAAACCGCGCGCGTGCTGGCCTCGGGGCTGGTGGTGCGCGACTGCCCCTCGCGCGTCTCGAATTTCCGCGCCACCCAATCGCTGCCCGAATACCTGGCCGCGCAGGGCGTGGTCGCCATCGCCGACGTCGACACCCGCAAGCTCACCCGCATCCTGCGCGATGGCGGCGCCCAGGGCGCCTGCATCCTGGTGGGCGACGACGCCGAGCGCGCGGTCGAACTGGCGCGCGGCTACGCCGGCATGAACGGCCTCGACCTCGCCAAGGTCGTGTCCATCAAGGCCGCGCAAGACTGGTCGCAGGGCACCTGGCAACTGGGCAAGGGCTTCAGCGCGCCCGCCCAGGACCGCTTTCACGTGGTCGCCTACGACTTCGGCGTCAAGTACAACATCCTGCGCCTGATGGCCGACCGCGGTTGCCGCATCACGCTGGTGCCGGCCCAGACCCCGGCCGAAGACGTGCTCAAGCTCAACCCCGACGGCGTGTTCCTGGCCAACGGCCCGGGCGACCCCGAGCCCTGCGACTACGCCATCGCGGCCACGAAGGTGTTCCTCGAGCGCAAGCTGCCTACCTTCGGCATCTGCCTGGGCCACCAGATCATGGGCCTGGCGGTTGGCGGCAAGACCGTCAAAATGAAAACCGGCCACCACGGCGCCAACCACCCCGTGCAAGACGTCGATTCCAAGCGTGTGTTCATCACCAGCCAGAACCACGGCTTCGGCGTCGATGCGGCTTCGCTGCCGGCCAACGCGCGGGTCACGCACATTTCGCTGTTCGACGGCACGCTGCAAGGCTTCGAACTCACCGACCGCCCCGCATTCTGCTTCCAGGGCCATCCCGAAGCCAGCCCGGGGCCGCACGACATCATCGTGCTGTTCGACAAATTCATCAGCCTGATGGCCGGCCAGAAATAA
- a CDS encoding YbaB/EbfC family nucleoid-associated protein codes for MMKGQLAGLMRQAQQMQENMKKAQDALAEIIVEGESGGGLVKVSMSCRHDVKRVAIDPSLLADDKDMLEDLVAAAFNDALRKVESTSQEKMASVTAGMPLPAGMKLPF; via the coding sequence ATGATGAAAGGACAACTCGCCGGTCTGATGCGCCAGGCGCAGCAGATGCAGGAAAACATGAAAAAAGCGCAAGACGCGCTGGCCGAGATCATCGTCGAAGGCGAATCCGGCGGCGGTCTGGTCAAGGTATCCATGAGCTGCCGCCACGACGTCAAGCGCGTTGCCATCGACCCCAGCCTGCTGGCCGACGACAAAGACATGCTCGAAGACCTGGTGGCGGCCGCCTTCAACGACGCGCTGCGCAAGGTTGAAAGCACATCCCAGGAAAAAATGGCCAGCGTTACGGCCGGCATGCCGTTGCCCGCGGGCATGAAGCTGCCGTTCTGA
- the carB gene encoding carbamoyl-phosphate synthase large subunit, whose protein sequence is MPKRTDIKSILIIGAGPIIIGQACEFDYSGAQACKALKAEGYRTILVNSNPATIMTDPETADVTYIEPITWQAVEKIIEREKPDALLPTMGGQTALNCALDLAHQGVLAKHNVELIGANEQAIEKAEDRQKFKQAMTDIGLESAKSGVAHSMDEAWEVQRRIAAETGTSGFPAVIRPSFTMGGSGGGIAYNAEEFETICRRGLEASPTSELLIEESLLGWKEFEMEVVRDKADNCIIVCSIENLDPMGVHTGDSITVAPAQTLTDKEYQIMRNASIAVLREIGVDTGGSNVQFAVNPDNGRMIVIEMNPRVSRSSALASKATGFPIAKVAARLAVGYTLDELRNEITGGATPASFEPSIDYVVTKVPRFAFEKFPQADARLTTQMKSVGEVMAIGRTFKESFQKALRGLEVGVDGLNQKTTDREKLQVELGEPGPERIWYVGDAFAQGFTLDEVHNITRIDPWFLSQIKEIVDIELALEQKTLADLDYPTLWQLKRMGFSDRRLAFLLDSSESEIRKLRHQLNVRPVYKRVDTCAAEFATRTAYMYSTYEDECEAQPTDRKKIIVLGGGPNRIGQGIEFDYCCVHAALALREDGYETIMVNCNPETVSTDYDTSDRLYFEPLTLEDVLEIVHKENPVGMIVQYGGQTPLKLARALEANGVPIIGTSPESIDVAEDRERFQKLLNKLGLRQPPNRTARTEGEALAHAADIGYPLVVRPSYVLGGRAMEIVHEQQDLERYMREAVKVSNDSPVLLDRFLNNATEVDVDCLADGETVFIGGVMEHIEQAGVHSGDSACSLPPYSLSAEVIAEIKRQTTMMARALNVNGLMNVQFAIQGGDVYVLEVNPRASRTVPYVSKATGLQLAKIAARAMAGRTLAEQGVTREVVPPYFSVKEAVFPFVKFPGVDTILGPEMKSTGEVMGVGTSFGEAFVKSQLAAGVRLPENGTAFISVKDQDKTRAVEVARGLHNLGFKLVATRGTATQIEASGIPVQVVNKVTEGRPHIVDMVKNGEISLVINTVEERRNAIADSRTIRTQALAARVTFFTTIAGARAAVEGMQYLRQGLGLQVYPLQELHASLAAQ, encoded by the coding sequence ATGCCCAAGCGTACAGACATAAAAAGCATCCTCATCATCGGCGCCGGCCCCATCATCATCGGGCAGGCCTGCGAGTTCGACTATTCCGGCGCGCAGGCGTGCAAGGCGCTCAAGGCCGAGGGCTACCGCACCATCCTGGTCAACAGCAATCCGGCCACCATCATGACCGACCCGGAAACGGCCGATGTCACCTACATCGAGCCCATTACCTGGCAGGCGGTCGAAAAAATCATCGAACGCGAAAAGCCCGACGCGCTGCTGCCCACCATGGGCGGGCAAACCGCATTGAACTGCGCGCTCGACCTCGCCCACCAGGGCGTGCTGGCCAAGCACAACGTCGAGCTCATTGGCGCCAACGAGCAGGCCATCGAAAAGGCTGAAGACCGCCAGAAGTTCAAGCAGGCCATGACCGACATCGGCCTCGAATCGGCCAAGTCGGGCGTCGCCCACAGCATGGACGAGGCCTGGGAAGTGCAGCGCCGCATCGCCGCCGAAACGGGCACCTCGGGCTTTCCCGCCGTTATCCGCCCCAGCTTCACCATGGGCGGTTCGGGCGGCGGCATCGCCTACAACGCCGAAGAATTCGAAACCATCTGCCGGCGCGGCCTGGAAGCCTCGCCCACCAGCGAACTGCTCATCGAAGAATCGCTGCTGGGCTGGAAAGAATTCGAGATGGAAGTCGTGCGCGACAAGGCCGACAACTGCATCATCGTGTGCTCCATCGAAAACCTCGACCCCATGGGGGTGCACACCGGCGATTCCATCACTGTCGCGCCAGCCCAGACGCTGACTGACAAGGAATACCAGATCATGCGCAACGCCTCCATCGCGGTGCTGCGCGAAATCGGCGTTGATACCGGCGGCTCCAATGTGCAGTTCGCGGTCAATCCCGACAACGGCCGCATGATCGTCATCGAGATGAACCCGCGCGTGTCGCGCTCGTCGGCGCTCGCATCCAAGGCCACGGGCTTTCCCATTGCCAAGGTCGCGGCGCGCCTGGCGGTGGGCTACACGCTCGACGAACTGCGCAACGAAATCACCGGCGGCGCCACGCCGGCCTCGTTCGAGCCGTCCATCGACTACGTGGTCACCAAGGTGCCGCGCTTCGCCTTCGAGAAATTCCCGCAGGCCGATGCCCGCCTCACCACGCAGATGAAATCGGTGGGCGAAGTCATGGCCATCGGCCGTACCTTCAAAGAATCGTTCCAGAAGGCCCTGCGCGGCCTCGAAGTGGGCGTCGACGGCCTGAACCAGAAAACCACCGACCGCGAAAAGCTGCAGGTCGAGCTGGGCGAGCCCGGTCCCGAGCGCATCTGGTACGTGGGCGATGCCTTCGCGCAGGGCTTCACCCTGGACGAAGTCCACAACATCACCCGCATCGACCCCTGGTTCCTGTCGCAAATCAAGGAAATCGTCGACATCGAGCTGGCGCTCGAACAGAAAACCCTGGCCGACCTCGACTACCCCACGCTGTGGCAGTTAAAGCGCATGGGTTTTTCCGACCGCCGCCTGGCCTTCCTGCTCGATTCGTCCGAGTCCGAGATCCGCAAGCTGCGCCACCAGCTCAACGTGCGCCCGGTGTACAAGCGTGTTGACACTTGCGCCGCCGAATTCGCCACCCGCACCGCCTACATGTACTCCACGTACGAAGACGAGTGCGAAGCCCAACCCACCGACCGCAAGAAAATCATCGTGCTGGGCGGCGGGCCCAACCGCATCGGCCAGGGCATCGAGTTCGACTACTGCTGCGTGCACGCGGCGCTCGCGCTGCGCGAAGACGGCTACGAGACCATCATGGTCAACTGCAACCCGGAAACCGTCTCCACCGACTACGACACCTCCGACCGCCTGTACTTCGAGCCGCTCACGCTCGAAGACGTGCTCGAAATCGTGCACAAGGAAAACCCGGTGGGCATGATCGTCCAGTACGGCGGCCAGACCCCGCTGAAACTGGCCCGCGCGCTCGAAGCCAACGGCGTGCCCATCATCGGCACCAGCCCCGAATCCATCGACGTGGCCGAAGACCGCGAGCGCTTCCAGAAGCTGCTCAACAAGCTCGGCCTGCGCCAGCCGCCCAACCGCACCGCGCGCACCGAAGGCGAGGCCCTGGCCCACGCCGCCGACATCGGCTACCCGCTGGTGGTGCGCCCCAGCTACGTGCTGGGCGGCCGCGCCATGGAAATCGTGCACGAGCAGCAAGATCTCGAACGCTACATGCGCGAAGCCGTGAAGGTCAGCAACGATTCTCCCGTGCTGCTCGACCGCTTCCTGAACAACGCCACCGAAGTCGACGTCGACTGCCTGGCCGACGGCGAAACCGTATTCATCGGCGGCGTCATGGAGCACATCGAACAGGCCGGCGTGCACTCGGGCGATTCGGCCTGCAGCCTGCCGCCGTACTCGCTGTCGGCCGAGGTCATCGCCGAAATCAAGCGCCAGACCACCATGATGGCGCGCGCGCTGAACGTCAATGGCCTGATGAACGTGCAGTTCGCCATTCAGGGCGGCGACGTCTACGTGCTTGAAGTCAATCCGCGCGCCTCGCGCACGGTGCCCTACGTGTCCAAGGCCACCGGCCTGCAATTGGCCAAGATCGCCGCGCGCGCCATGGCCGGCCGCACCCTGGCCGAGCAGGGCGTCACCCGCGAAGTGGTGCCGCCGTATTTCTCGGTGAAAGAGGCCGTGTTCCCGTTCGTGAAGTTCCCGGGCGTGGACACCATCCTGGGGCCCGAAATGAAGTCCACCGGCGAAGTCATGGGCGTGGGCACCAGTTTCGGCGAAGCTTTCGTCAAGTCGCAGCTGGCGGCCGGCGTGCGCCTGCCCGAGAACGGCACCGCCTTCATCAGCGTGAAAGACCAGGACAAGACCCGTGCCGTCGAGGTGGCGCGCGGCCTGCACAACCTGGGCTTCAAGCTGGTGGCCACGCGCGGCACCGCCACCCAGATCGAAGCGTCGGGCATTCCGGTGCAGGTGGTGAACAAAGTCACCGAAGGCCGTCCGCACATCGTCGACATGGTCAAGAACGGCGAGATCTCGCTGGTCATCAACACGGTCGAAGAGCGCCGCAACGCCATCGCCGACTCGCGCACGATCCGCACGCAGGCCCTGGCGGCCCGGGTCACGTTCTTCACCACCATCGCCGGCGCGCGCGCCGCGGTGGAGGGCATGCAGTACCTGCGGCAGGGCCTGGGCCTGCAGGTGTATCCGCTGCAGGAGCTGCACGCCAGCCTGGCCGCGCAATAA
- a CDS encoding ABC transporter permease — protein MSKLIKPGSASLRFWQLLLLVVILVIWYVASLDPQVAFFFGQPLEVWGRIWAWFITNGDIYRHLWVTLAETVLAFFIGTVSGLGFGLWLGLSNTASAILDPYIKAANSMPRVILAPIFGMWFGLGIWSKVALAVTLVFFIVFFNVYQGVREVSPTLLDNARMLGAGRRQLLRHVYLPSATSWVFSSLHTSVGLAFVGAVVGEYLGSASGVGYLILQAEGTFDVNTVFAGIVVLTAFALLLDYIVGLGEQRLMKWQPKSGETEKI, from the coding sequence ATGTCGAAACTCATCAAACCCGGTTCGGCCAGCCTGCGGTTCTGGCAGCTGCTGTTGCTGGTGGTCATCCTGGTCATCTGGTATGTGGCCTCGCTCGATCCCCAGGTCGCGTTCTTCTTCGGCCAGCCGCTCGAAGTATGGGGCCGCATCTGGGCCTGGTTCATCACCAACGGCGACATCTACCGCCACCTGTGGGTTACCCTGGCCGAGACCGTACTGGCCTTCTTCATCGGCACCGTTTCGGGCCTGGGCTTCGGCCTGTGGCTGGGCCTGTCGAATACCGCCAGCGCCATTCTCGACCCCTACATCAAGGCGGCCAATTCCATGCCGCGCGTCATTCTGGCGCCCATCTTCGGCATGTGGTTCGGCCTGGGCATCTGGTCCAAGGTCGCGCTGGCCGTGACGCTGGTGTTCTTCATTGTGTTCTTCAACGTGTACCAGGGCGTGCGCGAAGTCAGCCCGACCCTGCTCGACAACGCCCGCATGCTGGGCGCGGGGCGGCGCCAGCTGCTGCGCCACGTGTACCTGCCGTCGGCCACCAGCTGGGTGTTTTCCAGCCTGCATACCTCAGTGGGTCTGGCCTTTGTGGGCGCGGTGGTGGGCGAGTACCTGGGCTCGGCCAGCGGCGTCGGCTACCTCATCCTGCAGGCCGAGGGCACGTTCGACGTCAACACGGTGTTCGCCGGCATCGTAGTGCTGACCGCCTTCGCGCTGCTGCTCGACTACATCGTGGGCCTGGGCGAGCAGCGCCTGATGAAATGGCAGCCCAAATCGGGCGAAACCGAAAAAATCTGA
- a CDS encoding ABC transporter ATP-binding protein, translated as MAEAALSLDSITCTFVSRDGGGKRYTAVQDTSLAIAPGEFVSVVGPTGCGKSTLLNVGAGLLQPSSGQVKVFGQPLAGINTRAGYMFQGEALLPWRSALENVIAGLEFAGVARPEALERGREWLRRVGLGGFEERYPHQMSGGMRKRAMLAQTLIRDPDIILMDEPFSALDIQTRQLMENEVLELWMAKRKAVLFITHDLDEAIAMSDRVVVLSAGPGTHPIGEFAIDLPRPRDVAEVRTHPRFVELHAAIWGVLREEVLKGYAQQKTAS; from the coding sequence ATGGCTGAGGCAGCACTTTCGCTCGATAGCATTACCTGCACCTTCGTGTCCCGCGACGGCGGCGGCAAGCGCTACACCGCCGTCCAGGACACCAGCCTGGCCATCGCGCCGGGCGAGTTCGTCTCGGTGGTCGGCCCCACGGGTTGCGGCAAGTCCACGCTGCTGAACGTGGGCGCCGGCCTGCTGCAGCCGTCGTCGGGGCAGGTAAAAGTGTTCGGCCAGCCGCTGGCGGGCATCAACACCCGCGCCGGCTACATGTTCCAGGGCGAAGCGCTGCTGCCGTGGCGCAGCGCGCTCGAGAACGTCATCGCCGGCCTGGAGTTCGCCGGCGTGGCGCGTCCCGAGGCGCTGGAACGCGGCCGCGAGTGGCTGCGCCGCGTGGGGCTGGGCGGCTTCGAAGAACGGTATCCGCACCAGATGTCGGGCGGCATGCGCAAGCGCGCCATGCTGGCGCAGACGCTCATCCGCGACCCCGACATCATCCTCATGGACGAGCCGTTCTCGGCGCTCGACATCCAGACGCGCCAGCTGATGGAAAACGAAGTGCTCGAACTCTGGATGGCCAAGCGCAAGGCCGTGCTGTTCATCACGCACGACCTGGACGAAGCCATTGCCATGAGCGACCGGGTAGTGGTGCTGTCGGCCGGCCCGGGCACTCATCCCATCGGTGAATTCGCCATCGACCTGCCGCGCCCGCGCGACGTCGCCGAAGTGCGCACCCATCCGCGCTTCGTCGAATTGCACGCGGCCATCTGGGGCGTGCTGCGCGAAGAAGTGCTCAAGGGCTATGCCCAGCAAAAAACAGCCTCCTGA
- the tal gene encoding transaldolase, with protein MSSQLEALRRHTTVVADTGDFEAMRALRPTDATTNPSLILKAVQKEAYRPLLQQVVRDHRGAPLAELTDRLLVAFGREILNIVPGRVSTEVDARLSFDTRATVERGRGLIALYEAAGIPRERVLIKTASTWEGIQAARLLQADGIRCNLTLLFSLPQAVACADAGVQLISPFVGRIYDWYKKAAGADWVEAERAGANDPGVQSVTEIYRYYKRHGITTEIMGASFRNKGQILALAGCDLLTISPELLAELDGAQGDVPVRLTRDDEAGEVPARRPADEVWFRTELNANAMATEKLAEGIRLFSADAIKLDALLGGAAGR; from the coding sequence ATGTCCAGCCAGCTTGAAGCCTTGCGCCGTCACACGACGGTCGTCGCCGACACCGGCGATTTTGAAGCCATGCGGGCGCTGCGCCCCACCGACGCCACCACCAACCCGTCGCTGATCCTGAAGGCGGTGCAGAAAGAGGCGTACCGGCCCCTGCTGCAGCAGGTGGTGCGCGACCATCGCGGCGCGCCCCTGGCCGAGCTTACCGACCGGCTGCTGGTGGCGTTCGGGCGCGAGATCCTGAATATCGTGCCGGGCCGGGTGTCTACCGAAGTGGACGCGCGCCTGTCGTTCGACACGCGCGCCACGGTCGAACGCGGCCGCGGCCTGATCGCCCTGTACGAAGCGGCCGGCATCCCGCGCGAGCGGGTGCTGATCAAGACCGCCTCGACCTGGGAAGGCATCCAGGCGGCCCGCCTGCTGCAGGCCGACGGCATCCGCTGCAACCTGACCCTGCTGTTCTCGCTGCCCCAGGCCGTGGCGTGCGCCGACGCCGGGGTGCAATTGATCTCGCCTTTCGTGGGGCGCATCTACGATTGGTACAAGAAGGCGGCTGGCGCCGACTGGGTGGAAGCCGAGCGCGCCGGCGCCAACGACCCCGGCGTGCAATCGGTGACCGAAATCTACCGCTACTACAAGCGGCACGGCATCACGACCGAAATCATGGGCGCCAGCTTCCGCAACAAGGGCCAGATTCTGGCGCTGGCGGGCTGCGACCTGCTGACCATCAGCCCGGAACTGTTGGCCGAACTGGATGGCGCGCAGGGCGACGTGCCCGTGCGCCTGACCCGCGACGACGAGGCGGGCGAAGTGCCGGCGCGCCGGCCGGCCGACGAGGTGTGGTTCCGCACCGAACTGAACGCCAACGCCATGGCCACCGAAAAGCTGGCCGAAGGCATCCGGCTGTTCTCGGCGGATGCGATCAAGCTCGATGCCTTGCTGGGCGGGGCGGCGGGTCGATAG
- the recR gene encoding recombination mediator RecR: protein MDPQLPEPEPLVSLIEALRRLPGVGVRSARRMAYHLMQHDLQGADMLGRALAGAVQNLRHCARCNSFTEDDICATCANPKRDPSVLCVVETPADQNMIEASHGYRGLYYVLMGRVAPLEGIGPRELDFQRLLERASDGVVREVILATNFTAEGETTAHFLGEVLAGKGLKVTRLARGVPAGSELEYVDAGTIAWALMERKSA, encoded by the coding sequence ATGGACCCCCAACTGCCCGAACCCGAACCGCTCGTCTCGCTGATCGAGGCGCTGCGCCGCCTGCCCGGCGTGGGCGTGCGTTCGGCACGCCGCATGGCGTACCACCTGATGCAGCATGACCTGCAAGGGGCCGACATGCTGGGCCGGGCGCTGGCCGGCGCGGTGCAGAACCTGCGCCATTGCGCGCGCTGCAACAGCTTTACCGAAGACGACATCTGCGCCACCTGCGCCAATCCCAAGCGCGACCCGTCGGTGCTGTGCGTCGTTGAGACGCCGGCCGACCAGAACATGATCGAGGCCAGCCACGGCTATCGCGGCCTGTACTATGTGCTGATGGGCCGGGTCGCCCCGCTCGAAGGCATCGGCCCGCGCGAGCTCGATTTCCAGCGTCTGCTCGAACGGGCTTCCGACGGCGTCGTGCGGGAAGTCATCCTGGCCACCAATTTCACCGCCGAAGGCGAAACCACGGCCCATTTCCTGGGCGAGGTCCTGGCCGGCAAAGGGCTGAAGGTCACGCGCCTGGCGCGCGGCGTTCCCGCCGGCAGCGAGCTCGAATACGTCGATGCCGGCACCATCGCCTGGGCCCTGATGGAACGCAAGTCCGCCTAG
- a CDS encoding carboxymuconolactone decarboxylase family protein translates to MARLSYADLNHPDAKPLVERIVAERGSVLHLYQMLLHSPAVAGGWLNYLTSIRQLSTLPGDLRELVIMRVAVINGAPYEADQHAPIALREGITQAQLDALDQWESSDQFNAGERAVLAYTDAMTRHVQVPQPVFDAARQAVGSDKLMVELTATVAAYNMVSRFLEALQVHSHDER, encoded by the coding sequence ATGGCGCGCCTGTCTTATGCCGATCTGAACCACCCTGACGCCAAGCCGCTGGTCGAGCGCATCGTCGCCGAACGCGGCAGCGTGCTGCACCTGTACCAGATGCTGCTGCACAGCCCCGCCGTGGCCGGCGGCTGGCTCAACTACCTGACGTCCATCCGCCAGCTCAGCACGCTGCCCGGCGACCTGCGCGAACTGGTCATCATGCGGGTCGCCGTGATCAACGGCGCGCCCTACGAGGCCGACCAGCACGCGCCCATCGCCTTGCGCGAGGGCATCACCCAGGCGCAGCTCGACGCGCTCGATCAATGGGAATCGTCAGACCAGTTCAACGCCGGCGAACGTGCCGTGCTGGCCTACACCGACGCCATGACGCGCCACGTCCAGGTGCCCCAGCCGGTATTCGACGCGGCCCGCCAGGCCGTGGGCAGCGACAAGCTTATGGTCGAACTCACCGCCACCGTGGCCGCCTACAACATGGTGTCGCGCTTCCTGGAAGCGCTGCAGGTGCATTCGCACGACGAGCGCTGA